ttttatatttttaatatttgagggaggtttttttttcttcttgacAATAactacactacaaaaataattaattttaagaggAGTTATTTACCGACGGTTTTAGAAACCCCAAATAGTTCCTGCGGTTTATGTCTAAAACCGCAGGTATTTCTGGCGGTTATAACAAAACCGcccttaaaatataattttttaatttttaaaatacttaccAACCTATATCCCCTATCTTGCCTTTAGTCATTAATTTCGGGAATCCATCTAATCTAATTCTCTGAAACTATCACTAAACCCCAACCTCCTTCCCCGCCTTCATCAAATTTTCCCCTAAACCCTTCACCGCACCACAATCTTCTCCTGCTTGGCTTCGTGTTCGTCTTCTCCTGCTCTCCTTCGTGTTCGTTTATGACTCTGAATAGCAATCAATGAAATACTTCCTACTGCTGGTGTAGGAAAGGGGAGCCAAAATACCTGCACCAGTGTTAGAGCTGTTTGCACTCGCTGCTCCTCCTCCTCCATATCTGTCTATGGTGTTGCTTGGAATGTTTGATTGTGAATCaaggtttaattttattaccctttttctgtttcatttttGGAATAGGTTTTAGATTAGGTATATTGTTCTGTTGAAAATAAAGCAAGTTTCTCTGATTCTTTTCTTAATATGGTTTTTTCATATGCTTTGCCTCTGAAGTGCCTATTTCTGATACGAGTTACTTTCTTGTTCTCCTATCTTGCACACTCTGCCTCCACAAATTTCTACAAAGCTTCTGGCAACACCTGGTGAAATTTTAGCATATCCTCTTACATGTAGTTTATTgctattatttttacttaatgtgCGCATAATAATTTCTCTAAACATtgctgttttttgttttctagcTTCCCAGCTCTCTATTGCTTGCCCCCAAAAAAGCCTGAACAAATATATGTTTCTCAGATAAACGCTTCTTGGAATCAAAGAAGGTCAGTACTCATCAACGAACATACAcaaccaaaaatattttattcctttggacatttaattttaaaatgctGAAAAGCAGAATGTAGACGTTGAGCTGTTTCTCATGCTTTTAGATCCCTCACACTGGTTGCCATCTTTTTCATATTCTATGCTATGCTAATACAGTTTTCTTGACCATAAATCCACTGTGTGAAGAACTTATTTTTCTGGTTTAAGAATTGACTCACCCGTTTCTTCATTGTTGGACATAATTGATGCCAATAACATTGTTTCTTAGAGACTTTATGTTAAAGATACATATTCTATTTGGATTATTCAAtgaaggattttttttatttaagcgCTAATTGTTTATAATTGGTTTACTTCTTTGTAAATTAAGTGCTAAGTGAACTCATTGAGTTGTCTGTATTTGTCTCCTATTTAATTATAACCCTTAAGTGTTGGCCATAAGAAGGTagtatcttttatattttgtgcctaagtttttcaaaatgatAAGTAATTTCCTTGCTTAGTTATCTCAGTAATTCGATTTTGATCTTTTATTCCTTCATATATGCAAGGTTTCTTTAGCGCATCACTGATGCATTAGTGGTATTTTCCAATATATAACCAAAAACTGTATATTTTTTTTGCTTGTTGAGAACTTAGTTTTTAGATTCAAAGTACTGTTTATGGGGACTATTCATTTAGAGGATGCtgactttttttattaaggGAAACTTGTATTGCAGAGATTTAAGATCTACAATGTTGTAATGATACTAAATGTTGAGTGTAAAAGGGCAACAAGAGAATATAATGTAGTGGATATCATCTATAAATAACAGAGGTTGAGAGAGAGATCTGTTTGTCATTTTAATGAATGATTATACTTTCAGAAAATAGAGACCGGTAGGGAACATGGTCTCTTGAATAccctaaatattattaaagttaatttcttttatactcAGTGTCTGTTAGtgataaaattattgtattgTCACCAAAGCATATGCACTGTTACTCATATTCAATCCCCAAATGATTTGTTTTTCAATCAGCATATGCACTGTTAgtgataaaaagttaatttcttttttctatttttgaattaatttactCTATgaattattgttttgaaatttcttcATAGCTTCCTTTCtgatgttattttaaattataattaagtctTCATGtgtctagattttattttagtGCTTACTATTTTAGTACTTCTAATTTGTTTGCTTTTTATGCTTGCTGTGTGGTGTACTTTGATGGCTGGTTTTCGTTCCTTTTACATCACTATTCTATATTGTAAAATCAGTAATGGGTTACTGGTAAAAGAAAGcttaaatataacaatattaaaaaaacagtgatgataaaaataataatgtaaacaatatttaaaatattaatatccaTATATTACAGATTTATTTAAGATGGAGCGAATAGGTAGGTGCAGAAAAAGATTATAAGGAGAGTGGATAAGCAAAGTGGAAGAGACATGGATGGTAGAAAAGTTTTGGAGAGTAGGTGGGAAAAGTAGAGGGAGAATTTAGAAGGGAGATTGTGTGGAAGAAGGGCTTCCTTTCCAACCATAAATATCATCACCTCTTTTCATTATCATACCCACAAATCATCTCGGTTAACCTTATCATACATACTTATGCTAACAATATCACATATTAACAATCGACCCAATTAAGTctatagaaaaattataaatgcaCAGGCCTTTCATATTCAATTGTCCATTTACTCTCGGACCAATCCATATGTTGAAGCAGTAGTTCtctaaagtttttttcttttaacctttttaatataatgaagAGGCAAAAGTAAAGTATcttacataataatataaaatttgatttaaaaaattatatatgattatgtCCAGCCTATATATATTTCCCTGCAACTTAAATTGTTTGGATACTTACAACTCCACGTAACTCCAAGTAAACGAGTTGTTGCAGGGTGATGACAGGAAATAGGATTAAAGGAAAAGGTAAGAGATAAACAGAAATATTATAGGATTAATCAACAATGTTTGTCTCAATAGTTTGTCTTTTTATACAAACATGGTATTGCTGCCAACTCAATAGTTTGTCTTTTTATACAAATGCAATGTTTTTAATATTGGCATCATTGATTACGTTGTATGTaggaaaaaattcaaacatatgaaTCTATAACATCGTctcaatcaaaagaaatatcaagtTTAGATTCATTGGCTCATGTTTTAGGAAGCCAAGAGCATTGTGGACGTGTTCGCGGTCTAGGTTTGGGTCCTTGCCCATCTAAAGTCTTTGGAGTCCATGCTCATTCTCATGTTGGATCATCTTCATCTACTCCTTCTAATGTTGAATTACAATCTcaggttaatgaatatttaaatatttatttggtttgttccttttaaaattaacatgttagtatcatatttatcactttttaaataaatttttctgttaTAGGTATCTTCATTGACTTCTTCTAATGTTAAATTAGAATCTCAGGTTAATGAATACTTACTTGGTTTGTTCCTTTTAAGATTAACATGTTAGGTATCATAtttctaactttttaaataaatttttctgttataggtatcttcattgacatcacaagtcaatgaaatgaAGGCAATCATGACACTTTTGTTGCAAAATCATCAAGGTCCATTGCCTTCACAATTTACAGTATTTCAAAGATCATCggtaataattgttaaatttatttgtatgatttttttattaaatatattatcgactaactattatgttatattgaAGGTATCTGATCAAGCGAGTGGGCCAAACAATGGatgtaatgaagaaaaaaattagatattgttattgaatacttttatgagtcatacttttagtattgaacatctatattgaacatatgtaatgaacttctttctttttaatttttatgtatgaacaattagttgtatgaatgatattaggttgaacaatgtagtttattttatacaatattattaaattttagttcatattaatttattgtttgttttgtcaataaaaccatttttattataatctaattttattacaataaaaaaaaatgaactatacAAATTcccggcggttttaaccccgGAAAACTAAACCATCAAAAGTAGGGGCGGTTTTGAGATAACCCCAGCTAGTTCCGACGGTTTTTGAGTAGCCCCGCTATTCCCGGCGGTTTCTACAAAACCCCTGGAAATTCTGGCGGTTCCTGGGAACCCCCGCTAATACCGACGGTTTTTCAGAACCGCCGGTACTTGCTTGGCGACGGACGTTTTCCCACCGGTTTTTCCAACCGCGGGAAATATGATTTGCGGGGGTTAAAACCGCtggtaatattttaaaaaacccCCGGTAAAAATACAGATTTTTGTAGTGGTATAAGAGTATCATCAGGTGGAGATTTgtcaaaaataaagaattatttttttttcaaaatttatttattggtcTCTCTTGGTGGAATCACTTTAAGTGAATGTtaatttaatactattttttttcttctaaattaaGGATGTTTAAAGAGTTTCTATGTGAAAATAGATATTATATAGAtgcctaattttactttgtttctTCAATATTTTTGCTTCTAGATTTCAAAAATGGATGGAGAAACCCAAGAAGGCAGTGTCGCAGGTATGGacatgtttttgaaaaattataaatttgaaaaaacagATGGCTTTGTATCCACGTTGGGCAAGATAAAAATTGCAGAACATGTATTGACTGGGAAGAAGGTCATCATCCAGATCCTTAAACGTGGCAAGATAAACaacatgaaaatgaaagaacaaggtttatattgtttttttttaatttattaatatattattaattaaaggcctttatatttttttcccttttcttctgaaattttgttttgtgaAATTTATTGATGTATAAATTTAGGTACAATATATAAcacatgtaacatcccaaaatatatagcatAAAGCATATAAAGgaattatcatataataatgttgtaagaaagttaaaaatattataataagattacagttatcctaaaataaccttaaaatttaaagttttaccGAAGTTCTACACAATCCCAAAACTATAAACTAACCGATTGGTAATTCAGTATTACCAAAAATTTAACCGAACGGTTCaaccaaaaaactaaaaacagtaCATGGTCATATTTTATATTGCAGGATTCTCGCTCTCCAACTCCTGCTCCAGCGTACACTCCACATCGCAAGGGAAAAACCGAACGGGAACATGGGCAAAACAGGAAATAAAACaggaaataagggtaagctaatgtaatttagTTATGCAAACATACATATAATTCATACAAGTACAACCAATGCAGAACCGAATACTCCAACATACCAACACAAATACAAATATGGATTTACAAATAAACACTATACTTCATGCATAAATCGTACacctgacttgaccatccggattgtatgataTGTAGCTTGAGGTCGTTCATGCACTCAGGTGGTGTACatcagctgtcacccgaggttagtccgttataactcacccaagaacctatAGGCTAGGACCttctgccattctcacacaatgccttacccatctctacttgagaattggtaatcatCAGAATATCATGATGAACTTCGTGAATTtcactatccatattcatactataaCACCACTTTGATACACTTTTCAGTGAGACATTTACCACTTCAATACACTTTTcattgagacattcctccttagAATTCTCGTCCACATTACTTGAAACATATTCCTTGTTTGAAATATCAATACAATTTCCCATACTGAGTAGATCAATACAACTATCTCAACCCATCAAAGTCAAATAGTGATAATAGCGGTTAAAGACCAAATATTCATTCATAGCAAAAAACTGAACGCCAACAACACAAACTCCGAGTACGACCGAACGGAAAGATCAACAAATCTTATGAACAAGACCGGACGGAAGAATACTCCCCATATGTGAACATGACCAAATGGTCATGTAAAGAGTAAAACTCAAGCATGAGTCGAACGTCTTTGAAGTTGAACGCCAAAACAACCAAATTCTAAAGCTAAAACCGAACAGTTGATATTTAAAACGAACACTATTgtcttagaccgaacgccattggcttaggccgaacactattggctcaaaccgaacactattgaaaTAAGATACAAGAATAAGACTGAGTACTACGaagagaccgagtgctagtacaagaccgaacacttctGATACCGAGTGTTGGTAACTGACCGAACACTACCAAGACAGTACATGACCGAGCGGTCAATAACAGTTAAAGCCTATGATAGATTGAACGTTGTTTACAATCAAATGTTATGTCTAGACCGACTGTTATATTCTCTTGAATATCAACCCAAGACCAATCGGTCATTAACTAAGGATCCACAAAAGTAGAACTTAGTTAAGACCGAGTACCAATACAAACCGAGTATTACCAAAAACGAGCACTAACACATAGTACTATAAATAACGAACACTAAACCTATTACGACTAATAGCACACGATAATACCCACCCTGAGACTgtcaatataaaaaacaatactTTTAAACTGAACGTCAATATTTAACCGAACGACACTTAACCAGATTATCCCTATGAAACCGAATGCCGCTAAGCTCGATTCCATGACCAGACCGAGTCGTTCTATACCGATCACTCGATTTTCTACAAAACTTTCAGAACCTCTCAACCACTTCACAGATTTCATCCAACCACAAAATATTgcatacaattcaatcaaacatacaaTTGTTCATACATGCAAACGTTCAAACAAAGAttccaaacacaaacacaaaaacataattaaactactagcttcccttacctcttaattGGACAGCGAACTTTCAGTGCAGAAACTTGCTCACCACCAAAAGTCTTAGAAATATAAGATTCACTTATTTGTGAAAATAGACCAACCATAagaccagaaatgtgatcagaatttaatagaaaaggtaataaactcatgcaaccagaaacttgGTTTGCAAGTGCCGGAAAACAAACGTTTTAAGAAGAGGATGAACTTATCAGCTCAAAACAacaacttgatcggtgcaaaGTGAAGCCTTTGACACCAGGAAGACTCAGGCGTTGCCTGATTGATGATTGGaataaaaagaaagtgagaatttgtagaaagaaggaagagaatTGTAGAGAAAAGGAGGAGAATATAAACTCAAAAACTGAGAGAAGAAGTGCATGCAGAGTAAAGTGacacaaaattttgaaaattttccttaTATACTACCGTCAAAACCGATCGGCCACTCAACTACACACACCTggcttccactttctgaatttctaAATCCTTACACCTACACCTGGCTTCCACTCACTGCTGAATTTAATGGTTCTTACAACACACAATtgattcataatttttttaaaataaagttgttaataaacatttttaataacaatGGTTAACTGTGAGACTTGAAATCAAGATATTATATAGattatataaacataatttGTGAGAACCTGGAAATTTGGATTTAAAAGAGTGGATTTAAGTATAACACTAAtataaccaatttttttttaatataaatagactTTTTGGAAACAATCTGGTTCATTAGTCTAATTCCATTCTCTCTCTAGaaccaagttcttcctttttctctgccttctctctaccacaactctgtcttctctcttccatttctCCTCTCTGAACCACTGGATTTCCGATCAGGTGGCGCCAAAACATCTGCAACGTAGTGGGCTTCAAAACTAACCGATTCATTTCGGGTTCTAAGCTGGTAAGTCCCTCCATGCAACCTCTTCTCTATCCTTGAACTAGCACATGCAATCTCTGTTAGTTGCATGTGTCTTGTgctttcatcttcttcaatttttcCACTTCATTCTAGCTCTTAGAGTTGTTTTTGTCTCCAATGTGGTGTTCTGTAGGGTTTTGTTGAGTTCTCACAACTCAAGGTTCGGTTGAAGGGTTCTTGTGAGCTGTTCAGTCAAGTTActctaaggtaaggggagctaggaTACATTTTTATATCGATTGCATGTGATGTATGCTGAGTTTTGTACTGCTGTACTGTTGGTATTGTGTTTTGACTTGGAAAGATTTAGTTGCATGTGTTGAACTTTGGGACAGTGGAACTGGAGTGTGATGTTTGTATACTGTTTGGATGTATTTAATTTCTGTAATAACTATGTTGAAGTGCTTGTGGTGAGAGACCTGTTGTATCAGTGAATAAGTAGAAAACTTGGTGTTCTATTAGGGTTTTAGGTCACTTtaagaggaagtgaggtagtgattttgggcattGGAGGTCTTGAGTGCAATTGGGCTGTTTGGGTAGCTCATATAGGTCAATTTTGACTTGTTAGGAATCTCAAACTGGTCTAAAACGAGTTACAAGTATTAGAATTggatttgggtccctaagttgttgattttggtgttcTAGAGTAGAAATTGAGTCTAAATCACTTTAGAATTGTAGTAGGAACGTTGATAATCATCTAGACAAGTCTAATTAGGTGTAAAACAAGAATTAGGGGTGttagaaagtgaagaaaaggcCTGGAAGTGGTAAGGGGTGGTGTGAGTGCATGATTATGCAGAATTTGCGTTCTGCACATGATgcagagtcgctatgcgagttgtctcgcatagcgagttgtCTCGCATAACGAGTCCCTGTAGAGAGTGCTTATTGTTTGGGTCATTCGTTGTGCGagctggtgcgctgtgcgaatgactGGAGAGTACTGCTCTCTGTTTGGAGATTCGCATAACAAATCTAGTCGATGTGCGACTGGGGGTGGTCTGGAGTCATTGCCATTTTAATTCGAAGAGCGAGATGGGCGCAAAGCGAGAGGATTTGGGGGTGTGCTCTCTGTCTGAGCTTTAGCATAGCGACTTGGGTTCGCTATGCGAGAAGACCTGAGGCCTGTAGCCTCAGtgagttaattcgcatagcgaattaagTGGGTGCACTATGCGAGGGACATGAGGTACAACACCTCAACGAGTTAATTCGTCTTGCGAGTgagggtgcgctgtgcgaatccTTTGAGTCCAGTCTTCTCTTTTGCTCTCTTTTTGGTTGAATTAAGTGTGTGGAATGTTTGGAATGCATAGTATGAGGGTGGTAATGTGATTATATTGAAAGTATGCGAGTGTATGAAACATGTTTGGTGATtgaaagtatgtggttttaaaagtatggttgatggacgtaattccatggatctcaaagggaggttacatggtggtgccctatattattggacgtaattccatgatcttcaaggagaagattcatggtggtgcccttagtgtttagaatgatttgcatggtagctcagtcttgggggttatcctaaaactacaatggtcaatcattctcaagtagaaaGGATTGAATcatgtcgtgagtagtagcaggaggtcctagtcttgggtgcttccagtatggcccaaggtgagtgataacggactaacctcgtgagtgtggtagggtgaaacccattggcaatgtctttacaaagcagtagaggccaccaggAGTGCATGACCTGCCATAGCTCGGCAaacattctaagtccggacgagtcaagtttaagtgcaacaagtcatgtttGTATAGTGTAGTGTATATGTCCTTACTTGCATGTTGTCTGTgactgttataacatgatttttgtatatctagctcacccttgcttctgtgtttgtgttttgctatggtatgcttttcttttgcaatgatcatccacttggatgtgagcagatgaggtgcctctagagcaggctttggaggaagatgatgctACAACTTAGTTTAGTTAGGACTCTTAGTTGTTCCTTAtgattttgaaatactctactgtgtttaagttttaaattaggaCTTATTTTGGGATGACTGTAACTTTAATACTTTACTTACAGTCTACTTCTAACTGTTCCCTTATATTAAAATGTGAACTTACTATATTATATGTTTCTATATAATCTCGGatgttatataatttataaaaattcttcttaaaaaaatttatatagataaatcttaatttacaaaaaaatatttatttatttttatctaaaagTGTTTGcatataattatctaaatactaaagaatttttattttatgtttttatatagaAACAACTTTAGAATTGTGTTCCCTCTCGAAGAATTTGTCAAAtgtttgtttaatatatatttattgtcatATAGATAGTATGATGAATATGATTAAAAGTAATAGCAACAAAATTGATGATATTAAGACagattaataataacatattaattattttattctttttagagagatcttatgatatttttagaaattatgaGAAGTTCGTGTTATATCTTAGAAGTTTGTGTAATATACTGCAGATAAGTCTTTAATAACAGTAATTTATACAGTTTCAggaaattttttgtttgtgaTCTTTGTTCTTTATTGTCAGCTTTTAAACAATATGGTGATTACTTTCTTAAGACAAGTTGTGGAAGCCCTAACTATGTAGCCTCATGaggttttaattttatgatcTCATGGTTTCTGCATAAAACACCCTTTTCAACACACTTTactattaattcaaatttaatattaaaaaataaaaatttgtcaataacaaAGACTGCTGAATTAAGTATGAGTAATTAAGATgaattttagtaaataatatttattggtTAATTGTTGTTGGTTGAAATTTCACAGGTTATATATGGAAAATTATATGTTGGACCAGAAGTTGATGTATGGAGTTGTGGTGTAGTTCTGTATTTTATTCTTTGTGGAGTTCTGCCTTTTGATGACGATGAAAACATTTCAAATCTCTTCGACAAAATGAAGGGATCTCTAATTTTATGGTTATTGATTgatataaacttttaaataaacaCTAATTTTGaagattaaatatgattttaacatcttgattttgaatgaaaatgaaaattatcttttttaattttaattcaatttaattctttaattttaaaaatgtatgaatttcattttcttaattaaattttattaaatttattaaacataagataagttttttataatatttgacatatttttttaatatcaattcagaaacatatttaaaacctaaaatgaaatcaataaaatttgattaaaacacattttaaaaataagtttaaattttaaaaaaatctaatttttattaaaaattaaatatataaaagtatatttaactCTGATTTGAATTATGTTAGTTTAAAGAAGATTTAATAATTAACTCTTCTTATACACAGGAAGTGCTTTTCACTCTTCCATGTTACCTATCTCCTGAAGCTAGAGATTTGATATCAAAGATGCTTAATGAACCTATGAAAAGGATAACAATATCTGAGATCCAACAACACCCATGGTTGCAACTTCATCTTTAACCTGACACAATAGATACAATGTAATATTGTAGCCCTTTTCTACAAAGAGTAGATTATGTTAAGTAGGTTCTTTCATGCTAATAAATCTTTATTTGGATGTGGACAAAAATCATGCATTTGTATATGTAAGGTTTTAGTAGGTGTCATATTTATTAACAGTTTAAGACTACAATGTTATACCATTATTAATTACTACTATACATTTTGTCCAATGTTTAAAGtttttagataaatttaaaatgtaatcataataatatatacttttttttctagtgagtacattttcttttatttttttcattccaCGTTAAATAGTTACTCAACTTAGCCTACTAATCTTCACATTATTTGAATGGGAGGGGTGGATCTAAGAAACTCTAGTTTTTAGTAAATGTTATTGGTAGATATTCCAACAAGtattatatttacaataatacttataaatttaattgagttaaaatattatatttgtatggTATGACTACGTGGATATCATATTAGATTATTCTGTTTGCTTGAAACTTTAAAAGAGTGTCGACTAGTTGAGTGatcaaattaaagaaatattaatattaaagatGATCATGTTAAAACTAAACAAGATAATTATTAGTTATGCAAAGCTAATATGAGgtgtatttttaaaatctagAAGATATTATGATagattaattacatttaatatatatttatggtcAATATAATTGAATTCTTAGCTTAAAGTTGAAAGAACGAatcaagaaaagaaattgaGCTCGACTCcacaaaatgaaatatttttagaattagaAAACAAATCAAAGAAAGAAGTTGATATTGATCTTACCAACCGAAATAATACTggataatataaaagtattttttaattaatttattatcttaaaattttatttttatctctggtgaatataaaaacaaaaatacatttttaactacaaaaaCTTTACATATTTAAGGTTTTGACAACACATCtcatcaaaattataatattgaaaaaatttatatgtgAAAACTTTTGTAAGTGTTATAATTCAA
This sequence is a window from Vigna angularis cultivar LongXiaoDou No.4 chromosome 2, ASM1680809v1, whole genome shotgun sequence. Protein-coding genes within it:
- the LOC128195192 gene encoding uncharacterized protein LOC128195192 → MFVSIEKIQTYESITSSQSKEISSLDSLAHVLGSQEHCGRVRGLGLGPCPSKVFGVHAHSHVGSSSSTPSNVELQSQVSSLTSSNVKLESQVSSLTSQVNEMKAIMTLLLQNHQGPLPSQFTVFQRSSGFVEFSQLKVRLKGSCELFSQVTLRVAMRVVSHSELSRITSPCRECLLFGSFVVRAGALCE